A window of the Hemitrygon akajei chromosome 22, sHemAka1.3, whole genome shotgun sequence genome harbors these coding sequences:
- the tmem220 gene encoding transmembrane protein 220 isoform X1: protein MDVHSGRNFSTSSPPRFYLESWRVCNICMAFFFALAAYVQINDPDAGIWTVVYLIPAVLSFLVGLNPLVTDNFIWKHLSLMHMSMCFMVATLWGWYLHRHAKSTIFHEEEGREFLGLVIIIIWMLLCQNSGKYPGGFKISIAVFITVLPFVTWLYYYINKELRASWPEHCKNTI, encoded by the exons atggacgtGCATTCGGGACGAAATTTCAGTACGTCTTCTCCTCCGCGGTTCTATCTCGAGTCCTGGAGAGTTTGCAATATCTGCATGGCTTTCTTTTTCGCGCTTGCCGCCTACGTTCAG ATTAATGATCCAGATGCAGGAATATGGACT GTAGTCTACTTAATTCCTGCTGTATTATCCTTCCTCGTTGGCCTGaatccactagtcacag ATAACTTCATCTGGAAACACCTCTCATTGATGCACATGTCCATGTGCTTCATGGTGGCCACACTCTGGGGTTGGTATCTTCATCGACATGCAAAGAGCACTATCTTCCACGAGGAGGAGGGCCG GGAATTTTTGGGATTAGTAATAATCATTATTTGGATGCTGCTCTGCCAGAATTCAGGGAA GTATCCTGGTGGTTTTAAAATTTCTATTGCAGTTTTTATTACTGTCCTGCCGTTCGTAACGTGGTTATATTACTACATCAATAAAGAGCTGCGGGCATCTTGGCCAGAGCACTGCAAGAACACCATTTAG
- the tmem220 gene encoding transmembrane protein 220 isoform X2 gives MDVHSGRNFSTSSPPRFYLESWRVCNICMAFFFALAAYVQINDPDAGIWTVVYLIPAVLSFLVGLNPLVTDNFIWKHLSLMHMSMCFMVATLWGWYLHRHAKSTIFHEEEGREFLGLVIIIIWMLLCQNSGKPCWTFENLGVLHVYGLLVAKGAG, from the exons atggacgtGCATTCGGGACGAAATTTCAGTACGTCTTCTCCTCCGCGGTTCTATCTCGAGTCCTGGAGAGTTTGCAATATCTGCATGGCTTTCTTTTTCGCGCTTGCCGCCTACGTTCAG ATTAATGATCCAGATGCAGGAATATGGACT GTAGTCTACTTAATTCCTGCTGTATTATCCTTCCTCGTTGGCCTGaatccactagtcacag ATAACTTCATCTGGAAACACCTCTCATTGATGCACATGTCCATGTGCTTCATGGTGGCCACACTCTGGGGTTGGTATCTTCATCGACATGCAAAGAGCACTATCTTCCACGAGGAGGAGGGCCG GGAATTTTTGGGATTAGTAATAATCATTATTTGGATGCTGCTCTGCCAGAATTCAGGGAA accctgctggacatttgAGAACTTGGGAGTGCTGCATGTCTATGGGCTGCTCGTTGCCAAAGGAGCTGGATGA